The following proteins are co-located in the Bacteroidales bacterium genome:
- a CDS encoding CHAT domain-containing protein, with protein sequence MSPQLNRSGLLTVFLLLFGGLILVSKESDCREINSRIVFESQAEINFSDQSDNDIKLKELNSQLLALVTLMNNNIKEADSEKILDIISRLNQILDHTKTPSLEGSDSYYIIGIFYLLTGNPTSSITNLKKSMEVRESLKVFDLRFTRACYNIGIAHRQLGDFYKTAESQLKAIEIISNLFGETSIELLYPLASLSSAYIETQQNEKSISCLNSALSIAESKPDSVPGQTLGNLYSNLGVSYNRLADFSKARLYFEKSLSIYQEYKITNDENYLNLINNLAIAYEALRNFDKSEEYYRQGVAIALSVKENSVFHINIVNSYAVILGNKGNGHKGEELLYFILNKSAADSAKNPQVYYEALYNYGEYLREYKIDVIKSLTCLKKCMKYLEKHPDDILHRPRINIGYSLSLAVNGERVKAIETIQNFISIHYNLKFTKGSFHNPELTSLKPEKTTFRLFRSKYTILKSLYMETRNYNYLEASAETAEIIVALLEKMRINISEEDSRLILGDKYRNAYFSAIGDYHELYRISGDAKFLSKAFEYSEKSKVAGLLASTRELKATQFQIPEEIAEYEFKLKNEIGLLNARIDIESLKEKPNQNLINTINENLLNVTRSRDSLILMFENAYPEYYSMKYNTMVASMDDINQIIGRKGNYINYLLSDSLLFIFIANRKYKELIATPVNDSLFNNVKKFRKLLAMPGPADDAYSAFKEFKITGTELYKALLEPILPFLVSDKLIISPDNILSYIPFETLPTCEFPDNKPLYREVPFMMAKYDISYTYSATFMSESVTGGPGFRNTLLAFAPDYPEAIDIQSVLLSRQGESSSLKDLPFAREEARFVTEITGGKLYENSDAKESSFKKESGNYDILHLAMHTVLNDKDPMHSTLIFSPEADTLEDRYLKTYEIYGIPLKAKMVVLSSCNTGSGILFTGEGILSLARGFTYSGSHSVVMSMWEIEDKSGTEIVKMFYKNIKKGYTKSASLRMARLEYLKNSDQLRSHPYFWSALIVYGNNDPLYYPVSIIRPAIAFLCVILLTALFYLRRRKYS encoded by the coding sequence ATGTCGCCACAGCTAAATAGATCTGGATTATTAACCGTATTCTTATTACTGTTTGGAGGATTGATCCTTGTTTCAAAAGAATCTGACTGCAGAGAGATTAATTCCAGAATCGTTTTCGAATCTCAGGCGGAAATCAATTTTTCTGATCAGAGTGATAATGATATAAAGCTGAAGGAATTAAATTCTCAGTTATTAGCGCTTGTAACCTTAATGAATAATAATATTAAAGAGGCAGATTCAGAGAAGATTCTAGACATTATTTCACGACTTAATCAAATATTAGACCATACTAAAACTCCATCACTGGAAGGGTCTGATTCTTATTATATAATTGGTATATTCTATCTTTTAACAGGGAATCCGACTTCTTCAATCACCAACCTTAAAAAATCGATGGAAGTTAGGGAGTCCTTAAAGGTTTTTGATCTTCGGTTTACAAGAGCCTGTTATAATATTGGGATTGCTCACAGACAGTTGGGTGATTTTTATAAAACTGCAGAAAGTCAGCTTAAAGCAATTGAAATTATTTCAAACCTTTTTGGAGAAACAAGCATTGAACTTCTTTATCCGTTAGCATCCCTTAGTTCAGCTTATATCGAAACTCAGCAAAATGAGAAATCCATATCTTGTCTAAATTCGGCTCTGTCTATTGCCGAAAGTAAACCCGACAGTGTACCTGGTCAAACACTGGGAAATCTGTATTCCAATCTGGGTGTTAGTTATAACCGGCTTGCAGATTTCTCAAAAGCCCGGCTTTATTTCGAAAAGTCTTTATCAATTTATCAAGAATACAAGATCACGAATGATGAGAATTATTTAAATCTGATTAATAATCTTGCAATCGCATATGAAGCCCTTCGGAATTTTGACAAATCAGAAGAATACTACAGGCAGGGAGTCGCAATTGCATTAAGTGTTAAGGAGAATTCTGTATTTCATATTAACATTGTAAATAGCTATGCTGTGATCCTTGGTAATAAAGGCAATGGTCATAAAGGTGAAGAGCTTCTTTATTTTATATTAAATAAATCAGCAGCTGATTCTGCAAAAAATCCCCAAGTATACTACGAGGCTCTTTATAATTATGGTGAGTATCTGAGAGAGTACAAAATTGATGTTATTAAATCACTGACATGTCTGAAAAAGTGCATGAAATACCTGGAAAAGCATCCGGATGATATCCTGCATAGGCCAAGAATAAATATAGGATATTCGCTTTCTCTGGCTGTTAACGGTGAAAGGGTAAAGGCAATTGAAACTATTCAGAATTTTATATCCATTCATTATAATTTAAAATTTACCAAAGGCAGTTTTCATAATCCGGAATTGACTTCTTTGAAACCAGAGAAAACAACATTCAGGCTCTTCAGATCGAAGTATACTATTCTTAAGTCTTTATATATGGAGACTAGAAACTATAATTATCTCGAGGCTTCCGCAGAAACCGCAGAGATAATTGTTGCTCTGCTTGAAAAGATGAGAATCAATATTAGTGAGGAGGATAGCAGGCTTATCCTTGGGGATAAATACAGAAACGCATATTTTTCTGCAATAGGTGACTATCACGAACTTTACAGGATTTCAGGTGATGCAAAATTCCTGTCAAAGGCCTTCGAATACTCAGAAAAAAGTAAGGTGGCGGGATTGCTGGCATCAACGAGAGAATTGAAAGCGACTCAGTTCCAGATTCCTGAAGAAATTGCCGAATATGAATTCAAACTGAAAAATGAGATCGGATTACTTAACGCCAGAATTGATATTGAGAGCTTAAAGGAGAAACCTAATCAGAATCTCATAAATACGATTAATGAAAATCTTCTGAACGTTACTAGGTCAAGAGACTCTCTTATTCTCATGTTCGAAAATGCGTATCCTGAGTATTATTCAATGAAGTATAATACAATGGTTGCCTCTATGGATGATATTAATCAGATCATTGGAAGAAAGGGCAATTATATTAACTATTTATTGTCAGATTCACTTCTGTTCATTTTCATCGCCAACAGGAAATACAAGGAATTAATTGCTACCCCCGTTAATGATTCACTATTTAATAATGTAAAAAAATTCAGAAAGCTGCTGGCAATGCCTGGACCAGCCGATGATGCTTATTCTGCGTTTAAAGAATTCAAAATTACCGGAACTGAGTTATACAAAGCACTGTTAGAGCCAATTTTACCATTCCTGGTATCCGACAAATTGATTATTTCCCCGGATAATATTCTGTCATATATACCTTTTGAGACTCTTCCAACTTGTGAGTTCCCTGACAATAAACCCCTGTACCGCGAAGTCCCTTTTATGATGGCCAAATATGATATATCTTATACATATTCGGCTACTTTTATGTCAGAGTCTGTAACCGGAGGACCGGGATTCAGAAACACTCTCCTGGCATTTGCTCCCGATTATCCCGAAGCCATAGATATTCAGTCTGTATTATTAAGCAGGCAGGGAGAAAGCAGTTCCCTTAAGGATCTTCCGTTTGCGAGAGAGGAAGCAAGATTTGTAACTGAAATTACAGGGGGTAAGCTTTATGAAAATTCTGACGCGAAGGAATCTTCATTTAAAAAAGAATCAGGTAATTATGATATTCTTCATCTTGCTATGCATACAGTGCTGAATGACAAGGATCCTATGCACTCAACACTTATATTCAGTCCGGAAGCTGATACACTTGAGGACAGGTATCTTAAAACATACGAGATTTACGGAATCCCTTTGAAAGCAAAAATGGTGGTTTTAAGTTCCTGTAATACAGGTTCTGGCATTCTCTTTACAGGTGAGGGAATCCTGAGCCTTGCCAGAGGATTTACCTATTCGGGCAGTCATTCGGTTGTGATGTCAATGTGGGAGATTGAGGATAAATCAGGAACCGAAATTGTAAAAATGTTCTATAAAAACATAAAAAAGGGTTATACAAAAAGTGCTTCACTCAGAATGGCCAGACTGGAGTATTTAAAAAACTCTGATCAACTTAGGTCACATCCTTACTTCTGGTCGGCATTGATTGTATATGGTAATAATGATCCTTTGTATTATCCGGTTAGTATTATCCGGCCTGCAATAGCTTTTCTTTGTGTTATTTTATTAACAGCACTATTCTATCTCAGAAGACGCAAGTATTCCTGA
- a CDS encoding HAMP domain-containing histidine kinase, which yields MFDFQSNDSGETDNSEMNYNKKKEVMNPVKNSIADCPLVLSGMSHEMRTHMNAIVAFSFLLKENCIHTSESNEYSSQVLNSCEQLIGLFDSFLDTALLNTGKPVNDARLCKTDNLLDDLLQEFRESIKKQDARNIELITDSYFSDSAEVYLDKNKLFRVLRCLFQVSLKTTNTGYIKIGYQSGNEKINFYILDSGQGYFKCKEFLHTEDLNESLLIHNDVPSAINITLAKKLIQILGGTIRIESNGLSGSGIYISIPVKKPANPDIPINKYVNTMISI from the coding sequence ATGTTTGATTTTCAGTCAAATGATTCAGGTGAAACAGATAATTCAGAAATGAATTACAATAAGAAGAAAGAAGTCATGAATCCGGTAAAAAACAGTATAGCTGATTGTCCATTAGTTCTATCTGGAATGTCACATGAGATGCGGACTCACATGAATGCGATTGTAGCCTTCTCATTTCTTTTAAAAGAGAATTGCATTCATACTTCAGAAAGCAACGAGTACAGCAGCCAGGTGTTGAATTCTTGCGAGCAGTTAATAGGACTCTTTGACAGCTTTCTTGATACTGCATTATTAAATACCGGTAAACCGGTTAATGACGCCCGGTTGTGTAAGACAGATAATTTATTGGATGATCTTCTGCAAGAGTTCAGGGAGAGTATTAAGAAACAGGATGCAAGGAATATTGAACTGATAACTGACAGCTATTTTTCAGATTCTGCAGAAGTTTACTTGGATAAGAACAAGCTTTTCAGAGTGCTTCGCTGCCTCTTTCAGGTGTCATTAAAAACCACAAACACAGGTTATATAAAAATAGGGTATCAATCTGGTAATGAGAAGATCAATTTCTATATTCTTGATTCCGGCCAGGGTTATTTCAAATGCAAAGAATTTCTTCATACAGAGGATCTGAATGAATCGCTGTTAATTCATAACGATGTTCCTTCAGCGATCAATATAACCCTGGCCAAGAAGCTTATTCAAATATTGGGGGGAACTATCCGGATAGAGAGTAATGGACTTTCCGGTTCAGGAATTTACATATCAATTCCTGTAAAAAAGCCAGCGAACCCCGATATTCCAATTAATAAATATGTTAATACCATGATCTCAATCTGA
- a CDS encoding PD40 domain-containing protein yields MVKLKTLIILAFSVFSLNGHSQNFHTSSNRAMRFYNDGLAAYDFLDFKHAEANFREAISQDKNFYEAYIMLGDLMAKQKKYGEAIINYRKAVKIDSLFFKPVFFTLAEAEMKSGDYANALIHYKVYLAQAGMSAKNTLVAAKSLKDCEFAVKAVKNPIPFNPVNVGSGINTKEDEYWPSISADGSKLVFTRQDNPGDYPSNSVFLQEDFYISIYSDTIWNKSFNAGPPLNTLQNEGAQSLSSDGNYMYFTSCDRRGGMGSCDIYFSSNNDGKWTEPANLRSPVNTPGWESQPSISADGRTLFFASSRQGGIGGKDLWYSRLNEKNEWTEPVNLGDGINTAGDEMSPFIHFDGRTLYFASDGRPGMGGFDVYLTRMNDDSTWTEPQNLGYPINTFSDEMGLVIESNGKKAYFSSTRNKSQGKDIFSFNLYESARPNPVSYLKGKVYDKETGKMLKADYELINLSTNQKIIKNSTDGMGSFLVCLPSGYNYGINIIKRGYLFYSENFMFEGEHSVAEPFIKKIVLSPLKAGEKMQLANVFYEVDSWQLKKESLSELDNLVNLISENKNIVIEIGGFTDSTGTNEYNLTLSEKRALSVVDYLISKGIPSASLKYKGYGNSMPLGDNVTSEGRKLNRRTEARILEVKK; encoded by the coding sequence ATGGTGAAGCTTAAAACATTGATAATACTTGCTTTTTCCGTTTTCTCATTAAACGGACACTCTCAGAATTTCCATACTTCTTCAAACAGGGCAATGAGGTTTTATAATGATGGCCTGGCTGCATATGATTTCCTTGATTTCAAACATGCTGAGGCCAATTTCAGGGAGGCAATTTCTCAGGATAAAAACTTCTATGAGGCCTATATCATGCTTGGAGATCTTATGGCTAAACAAAAAAAGTACGGTGAGGCGATAATCAATTACCGCAAAGCTGTAAAAATTGATTCACTATTTTTTAAACCGGTATTTTTTACACTTGCAGAGGCTGAGATGAAATCAGGAGATTATGCAAATGCTCTGATACATTATAAGGTATATCTTGCTCAGGCGGGAATGTCAGCAAAAAACACACTGGTAGCTGCAAAAAGTCTCAAAGATTGTGAATTTGCTGTAAAGGCTGTCAAAAATCCAATCCCTTTCAATCCGGTTAATGTTGGAAGCGGTATCAATACTAAAGAGGATGAATACTGGCCATCAATTTCTGCTGATGGGTCCAAACTGGTTTTCACACGACAGGATAATCCCGGCGACTATCCATCAAACTCGGTATTTCTTCAGGAAGACTTCTATATAAGTATATATTCAGACACAATCTGGAATAAGTCTTTTAATGCAGGACCTCCTTTAAATACCTTACAGAATGAAGGAGCTCAATCTCTTTCATCAGATGGCAATTATATGTATTTCACATCATGCGACAGAAGAGGAGGGATGGGCAGCTGCGATATCTATTTCTCATCAAATAATGATGGAAAATGGACTGAACCTGCAAACCTTAGGTCGCCGGTTAATACTCCGGGATGGGAATCACAACCATCAATCAGTGCAGATGGAAGAACTCTCTTTTTTGCAAGCAGCCGTCAGGGCGGAATCGGGGGAAAAGACCTCTGGTATTCACGTCTGAATGAAAAAAATGAATGGACCGAACCGGTAAACCTCGGGGATGGCATTAATACAGCAGGGGATGAGATGTCACCATTTATTCATTTTGACGGAAGAACATTATACTTTGCATCTGACGGGCGCCCTGGCATGGGTGGATTTGATGTTTACCTGACCAGAATGAATGACGATAGTACATGGACTGAGCCACAAAATCTGGGTTACCCTATAAATACTTTTAGTGATGAGATGGGACTTGTAATTGAATCAAACGGGAAAAAAGCCTATTTCTCATCTACCAGAAACAAGTCTCAGGGAAAAGACATATTCAGCTTCAATTTATACGAGTCAGCCAGACCAAATCCTGTTTCTTACCTTAAAGGAAAGGTCTACGACAAAGAGACCGGGAAAATGTTAAAAGCTGATTATGAATTGATTAATCTTTCTACCAATCAAAAAATTATAAAAAATTCAACAGATGGAATGGGCAGTTTTCTGGTCTGTCTCCCCTCAGGATATAATTATGGTATCAATATAATTAAACGCGGGTATCTATTCTATTCGGAGAATTTTATGTTTGAAGGAGAACATAGTGTTGCAGAACCATTCATAAAGAAGATTGTTCTTAGTCCTCTTAAGGCAGGTGAAAAGATGCAACTTGCCAATGTCTTTTATGAGGTTGATTCATGGCAATTGAAAAAAGAATCATTATCAGAATTAGACAATCTGGTGAACCTTATCTCCGAAAACAAGAATATAGTAATAGAAATCGGAGGCTTTACAGATTCAACCGGTACCAATGAGTATAATCTGACCCTGTCGGAAAAAAGAGCTCTTTCTGTAGTAGATTATCTTATAAGTAAGGGTATTCCGTCCGCCAGTCTAAAGTATAAGGGATACGGAAACAGCATGCCATTAGGAGATAATGTGACTTCCGAAGGAAGGAAACTGAACAGGAGAACAGAAGCCAGAATTTTAGAGGTAAAAAAATGA
- a CDS encoding 7-carboxy-7-deazaguanine synthase QueE, whose product MQTETSYLPLVEEFFSLQGEGYHTGKAAYFIRIGGCDVGCSWCDSRFSWNPNIHPMVNADEIIERVLKSGTNSVVVTGGEPLMWDLDYLCNGLKKNNIKTFIETSGAYKLSGKWDWICLSPKRNMPPVDEICGVADELKVIIQNSDDFDWAEKYRKMVNVDCRLFLQPEWSRFKDITPEIVSYIKQYPHWRISLQAHKYMHIP is encoded by the coding sequence ATGCAAACTGAAACTTCATATCTTCCACTGGTAGAGGAATTTTTCTCCCTGCAGGGTGAAGGCTATCATACCGGCAAGGCAGCATATTTTATCCGTATTGGAGGCTGCGATGTAGGTTGCAGCTGGTGCGATTCAAGGTTTTCATGGAACCCCAATATTCACCCGATGGTAAACGCTGACGAAATAATTGAAAGAGTGTTGAAGTCTGGCACAAATTCTGTAGTAGTTACCGGAGGAGAGCCACTGATGTGGGATCTTGATTATCTGTGCAATGGATTAAAGAAGAATAATATAAAGACTTTTATTGAAACCTCGGGCGCCTATAAGTTGAGTGGCAAATGGGACTGGATCTGTTTATCACCTAAAAGGAATATGCCGCCTGTTGATGAAATATGTGGTGTTGCTGATGAGCTGAAAGTTATAATTCAGAATTCAGATGATTTTGATTGGGCTGAAAAATATCGTAAAATGGTTAATGTCGATTGCAGGCTATTTCTGCAGCCGGAGTGGAGCAGGTTTAAAGATATTACGCCTGAAATTGTATCATATATCAAGCAATATCCTCACTGGAGAATCTCTCTTCAGGCTCATAAGTATATGCATATTCCATAG